The proteins below come from a single Streptomyces spongiicola genomic window:
- a CDS encoding RDD family protein, translating to MSNDRPPGPPPEDDPFRKRPQEPQEPQEPTPPAGPPPGEPPPGGQPPGGQPPPGGPPPGEGPHGAPPPGGGGPYGTPPPGGGPHGAPPPGAGSPYGAPPPPYDPHAYGGDPYGGGDPLHGMPPMADSAKRILARVIDWLIVAIPLLFIGIPFGIYNRVTSGDGFGDWVADGNTGGWVFQVIAIVAFVGYDTLMVRKSGRTLGKKLMKMRVAMLNDGSTPDTGSSLTRAVVLWLPQLICCPCLWPLLLLVFILVDKPYKQGLHDKAAKTVVVSTAG from the coding sequence ATGAGCAACGACCGGCCGCCCGGCCCGCCGCCCGAGGACGATCCGTTCCGCAAGAGGCCTCAGGAGCCGCAGGAGCCGCAGGAGCCCACGCCCCCCGCCGGGCCGCCACCCGGCGAGCCGCCGCCGGGTGGGCAGCCGCCGGGTGGGCAGCCGCCGCCCGGCGGCCCTCCGCCCGGTGAGGGTCCCCACGGCGCGCCCCCTCCCGGTGGCGGCGGCCCCTACGGCACCCCTCCCCCCGGCGGCGGTCCGCACGGCGCCCCGCCGCCCGGGGCCGGTTCGCCCTACGGCGCCCCGCCTCCGCCGTACGATCCGCACGCGTACGGCGGCGACCCCTACGGAGGCGGCGATCCGCTGCACGGGATGCCCCCGATGGCCGACTCCGCCAAGCGCATCCTCGCGCGCGTCATCGACTGGCTGATCGTCGCCATCCCGCTGCTGTTCATCGGCATCCCGTTCGGGATCTACAACAGGGTCACGTCGGGCGACGGTTTCGGTGACTGGGTGGCGGACGGCAACACCGGCGGGTGGGTGTTCCAGGTCATCGCGATCGTCGCGTTCGTCGGCTACGACACCCTGATGGTGCGCAAGTCGGGACGGACGCTGGGCAAGAAGCTCATGAAGATGCGTGTGGCGATGCTCAACGACGGGAGCACGCCCGACACCGGATCGTCCCTGACCCGCGCCGTGGTGCTCTGGCTGCCGCAGCTGATCTGCTGCCCCTGCCTGTGGCCGCTGCTGCTGCTGGTCTTCATCCTGGTGGACAAGCCGTACAAGCAGGGCCTGCACGACAAGGCCGCCAAGACGGTGGTGGTGTCAACGGCGGGCTGA
- a CDS encoding immune inhibitor A domain-containing protein has translation MTGRTRAFRASAVLVALATTGATAAALTTAQADSRPSGAPGVERHDPAPGSDHHEAHKGHVDHDLEGPFSEQQARQRQAALEQVISGDATVQQRGASKVVKLDDKKYVELGREKTDKIFTILVEFGDKVDDTTMYDPDGDGPKPPVKKYGGTPGPLHNRIAQPDRAVDNSTAWQKDYDRQHFQDLYFGEGEDEKGNPKHSLKTYYERTSSGRYSVEGTVSDWVKVDWNEARYGSNYCGQSNCNNVWDAVRDGVTAWTADQKAKGRTDAQIKADLAQYDQWDRYDFDADGDFNEPDGYIDHFQIVHAGEDESAGGGAEGPNALWAHRWYAYGTDAGRTGPADNRAGGTQIGDTGIWVGDYTMQPENGGLGVFAHEYGHDLGLPDLYDTSGGGENSTGFWSLMSSGSWLGTGEDSIGDMPGDMTAWDKLQLGWLNYTKAKAATASKHKLGVAEYNTRNPQALVVELPKKKVTTGVVEPAEGSMQWWSDMGDDLRNTLTRSLDLTGKSTASLELTGWWDIEADYDYLYTEVSTDGGANWTAVDGTADGAAITRDASDKPALTGPSDTHRKLVYPLDAYAGEKVDIRFRYQTDGGVAGKGFAADGIVVTADGAPLFSDDAETEAPGWTAKGFSRIGESFTDEYEQYYIAENRQYVSYDQTLEVGPYNFGFKAPKDGWVEHFPYQNGLLIWLWDTSQKDNNTSQHPGKGLILPVDANPGALKWADGTLMRNRIQSFDSTFSRFRSDALTLHKADVPTRIAAHRGNSVFDDRKGVYWFEENPTAGVQVPDTNTRISIVKEPKKGQTITVRVGPSVR, from the coding sequence GTGACAGGCAGGACAAGGGCGTTCAGAGCGTCCGCGGTGCTCGTGGCCCTGGCCACGACAGGGGCAACGGCCGCGGCGCTCACGACGGCCCAGGCGGACAGCAGGCCCTCCGGGGCTCCCGGGGTCGAGCGCCACGACCCGGCGCCCGGCTCCGACCACCACGAGGCCCACAAGGGCCACGTGGACCACGACCTCGAGGGCCCGTTCAGCGAGCAGCAGGCGCGGCAGCGCCAGGCGGCACTCGAGCAGGTCATATCAGGGGACGCGACCGTGCAGCAGCGCGGCGCGTCCAAGGTGGTGAAGCTCGACGACAAGAAGTACGTCGAGCTGGGCCGGGAGAAGACCGACAAGATCTTCACGATCCTGGTGGAGTTCGGCGACAAGGTCGACGACACCACGATGTACGACCCGGACGGCGACGGCCCCAAGCCGCCCGTCAAGAAGTACGGCGGCACCCCCGGTCCGCTGCACAACAGGATCGCCCAGCCGGACCGCGCGGTGGACAACTCGACCGCCTGGCAGAAGGACTACGACCGGCAGCACTTCCAGGACCTGTACTTCGGCGAGGGCGAGGACGAGAAGGGGAACCCCAAGCACTCGCTGAAGACCTACTACGAGCGCACCTCCTCCGGCCGGTACTCGGTCGAGGGGACCGTCTCCGACTGGGTCAAGGTCGACTGGAACGAGGCCCGTTACGGCTCCAACTACTGCGGCCAGTCCAACTGCAACAACGTGTGGGACGCGGTCCGCGACGGGGTCACCGCCTGGACCGCGGACCAGAAGGCCAAGGGCCGCACCGACGCCCAGATCAAGGCCGACCTGGCGCAGTACGACCAGTGGGACCGCTACGACTTCGACGCCGACGGCGACTTCAACGAGCCCGACGGCTACATCGACCACTTCCAGATCGTCCACGCGGGCGAGGACGAGTCGGCCGGCGGCGGCGCCGAGGGCCCGAACGCCCTCTGGGCCCACCGCTGGTACGCCTACGGCACCGACGCCGGCCGGACCGGCCCGGCGGACAACAGGGCCGGCGGCACCCAGATCGGCGACACCGGCATCTGGGTCGGCGACTACACCATGCAGCCGGAGAACGGCGGCCTGGGCGTCTTCGCCCACGAGTACGGCCACGACCTCGGTCTGCCCGACCTGTACGACACCTCCGGCGGCGGGGAGAACTCGACCGGCTTCTGGTCCCTGATGTCGTCCGGTTCCTGGCTCGGCACCGGCGAGGACTCCATCGGCGACATGCCCGGTGACATGACCGCCTGGGACAAGCTGCAGCTCGGCTGGCTCAACTACACCAAGGCCAAGGCGGCGACGGCGTCCAAGCACAAGCTCGGCGTGGCGGAGTACAACACCAGGAACCCGCAGGCCCTCGTGGTCGAGCTGCCGAAGAAGAAGGTCACCACCGGCGTCGTCGAGCCCGCCGAGGGCTCGATGCAGTGGTGGAGCGACATGGGTGACGACCTCAGGAACACCCTGACCCGTTCGCTCGACCTCACCGGCAAGTCCACCGCGTCGCTGGAGCTCACCGGGTGGTGGGACATCGAGGCCGACTACGACTACCTCTACACCGAGGTGTCGACGGACGGCGGCGCCAACTGGACCGCCGTGGACGGCACCGCCGACGGTGCGGCGATCACCCGCGACGCCTCCGACAAGCCGGCGCTGACCGGCCCGTCGGACACGCACAGGAAGCTCGTGTACCCGCTCGACGCGTACGCAGGCGAGAAGGTCGACATCCGCTTCCGCTACCAGACGGACGGCGGTGTGGCGGGCAAGGGCTTCGCCGCGGACGGCATCGTCGTCACCGCGGACGGCGCCCCGCTCTTCAGCGACGACGCCGAGACCGAGGCGCCCGGCTGGACCGCCAAGGGCTTCTCCCGCATCGGCGAGTCCTTCACGGACGAGTACGAGCAGTACTACATCGCCGAGAACCGGCAGTACGTCTCGTACGACCAGACCCTCGAGGTCGGCCCGTACAACTTCGGCTTCAAGGCGCCGAAGGACGGCTGGGTCGAGCACTTCCCGTACCAGAACGGCCTGCTCATCTGGCTGTGGGACACCTCGCAGAAGGACAACAACACCAGCCAGCACCCGGGCAAGGGCCTGATCCTTCCGGTCGACGCCAACCCCGGGGCCCTCAAGTGGGCCGACGGCACGCTGATGCGCAACCGCATCCAGTCGTTCGACTCGACCTTCAGCAGGTTCCGCTCGGACGCCCTCACCCTGCACAAGGCGGATGTGCCCACGCGTATCGCGGCGCACAGGGGCAACTCGGTCTTCGACGACCGCAAGGGCGTCTACTGGTTCGAGGAGAACCCGACCGCCGGTGTCCAGGTCCCGGACACCAACACCAGGATCTCGATCGTCAAGGAGCCGAAGAAGGGCCAGACGATCACGGTCAGGGTCGGTCCTTCGGTCAGGTAG
- a CDS encoding VOC family protein, with translation MPARLDHTIVHSRDRFAAARFLTELIDAPEPKPFGPFASVPLANGVTLDYLDGQPPEAPIVSQHLAFLVGEQEFDDIFGRIRERRLPYWADPAHAEPQRINHLFGGRGVYIDDPDGHSLEFITHTYV, from the coding sequence GTGCCCGCACGACTTGATCACACCATCGTCCACAGCCGTGACCGCTTCGCGGCGGCCCGATTCCTCACCGAACTGATCGACGCACCGGAGCCCAAGCCCTTCGGGCCGTTCGCCAGCGTCCCGCTCGCCAACGGCGTCACCCTCGACTACCTCGACGGGCAGCCGCCGGAGGCGCCGATCGTCTCGCAGCACCTCGCCTTCCTCGTCGGCGAACAGGAGTTCGACGACATCTTCGGGCGGATCAGGGAGCGCCGGCTGCCGTACTGGGCCGACCCGGCGCACGCCGAGCCGCAGCGGATCAACCACCTCTTCGGCGGCCGCGGGGTCTACATCGACGACCCCGACGGCCATTCCCTGGAGTTCATCACGCACACCTACGTCTGA
- a CDS encoding SsgA family sporulation/cell division regulator, with the protein MDTVVERELELKLVLSPERSVPVPARLTYRGDDAYAVHITFHIGSERPVHWTFARELLVEGVFRACGEGDVRVWPTRDNGRKAIRIALTSPDGDALLEAPSAQVSAWLERTLRAVPPGTEAEHPGFEEELVELLAPAPADGRGGPSPGPGGEGPRAAKEPTEGEA; encoded by the coding sequence ATGGACACCGTGGTGGAACGCGAGCTGGAGCTCAAGCTGGTCCTGTCGCCGGAGCGCAGTGTCCCCGTGCCGGCCAGGCTCACCTACCGGGGGGACGACGCGTATGCCGTGCACATCACCTTCCACATCGGGTCCGAGCGCCCCGTGCACTGGACGTTCGCACGCGAGCTGCTGGTGGAAGGGGTCTTCCGGGCGTGCGGGGAGGGTGACGTACGGGTCTGGCCGACGAGGGACAACGGGCGCAAGGCCATCCGGATAGCGCTGACTTCACCGGACGGCGACGCCCTCCTGGAAGCCCCGTCCGCGCAGGTGTCCGCATGGCTCGAACGGACCCTGCGGGCCGTTCCGCCGGGCACTGAGGCCGAACACCCCGGTTTCGAGGAGGAGTTGGTGGAGCTGCTGGCGCCCGCCCCGGCCGACGGGCGCGGCGGCCCCTCCCCCGGCCCCGGCGGTGAGGGCCCCCGGGCCGCGAAGGAGCCGACGGAAGGCGAGGCGTAG
- a CDS encoding FAD-binding oxidoreductase has product MDALLSRLRENLPPEALITDPDVTASYSNDMASFCDAGTPAVVVLPRTVEQVQHVMRTATELRVPVVPQGARTGLSGGANASDGCIVLSLVRMDRILEISPVDRIAVVEPGVVNAVLSRAVGEHGLYYPPDPSSWETCTIGGNIGTASGGLCCVKYGVTAEYVLGLEAVLADGRLLSTGRRTAKGVAGYDLTRLFVGSEGSLGIVVKAVLALRPKPPRQLVLAAEFPSAAAACEAVCAIMERGHTPSLLEIMDRTTIRAVNAMAQMGLPDTTEALLLAAFDTADPGPDLAAAGELCAAAGATQVVPAEDEAESELLLQARRLSLTALEAVRTATMIDDVCVPRSRLAEMIDGTAAIAEKYDLTIGVCAHAGDGNTHPVVCFDHRDPGESARARESFDEIMALGLELGGTITGEHGVGVLKKEWLARELGPVGMELQQAVKKAFDPLGILNPGKLF; this is encoded by the coding sequence ATGGACGCTCTCCTCTCCCGGCTCCGAGAGAACCTTCCGCCCGAAGCCCTGATCACCGACCCCGACGTCACGGCCTCGTACAGCAACGACATGGCGAGCTTCTGCGACGCGGGCACCCCGGCCGTCGTGGTCCTGCCGCGCACCGTCGAGCAGGTCCAGCACGTGATGCGCACCGCGACCGAACTGCGCGTCCCCGTCGTACCGCAGGGGGCTCGCACGGGTCTGTCCGGCGGCGCCAACGCCTCCGACGGCTGCATCGTCCTGTCCCTCGTCAGGATGGACCGCATCCTGGAGATCAGCCCGGTCGACCGGATCGCCGTCGTGGAGCCCGGTGTCGTCAACGCGGTGCTGTCACGCGCCGTCGGCGAGCACGGGCTGTACTACCCGCCGGACCCGTCCAGCTGGGAGACGTGCACCATCGGCGGCAACATCGGCACCGCTTCCGGCGGGCTGTGCTGTGTCAAGTACGGCGTGACCGCCGAGTACGTCCTCGGCCTCGAGGCCGTCCTGGCCGACGGCCGGCTTCTCAGCACCGGCCGCCGCACCGCCAAGGGCGTCGCCGGCTACGACCTCACCCGGCTCTTCGTCGGCTCGGAGGGAAGCCTGGGCATCGTCGTCAAAGCCGTCCTCGCGCTGCGGCCGAAGCCGCCCCGGCAGCTCGTCCTCGCCGCCGAGTTCCCGTCGGCCGCCGCCGCGTGCGAGGCCGTCTGCGCGATCATGGAGCGCGGTCACACCCCATCGCTGCTGGAGATCATGGACCGTACGACCATCCGGGCCGTCAACGCGATGGCGCAGATGGGCCTCCCGGACACGACCGAGGCCCTGCTCCTCGCCGCGTTCGACACCGCCGACCCCGGGCCGGACCTCGCCGCCGCCGGGGAACTGTGCGCAGCGGCGGGCGCCACCCAGGTCGTCCCCGCCGAGGACGAGGCCGAGTCCGAGCTGCTGCTCCAGGCCCGCAGGCTGTCGCTGACGGCCCTGGAGGCCGTCAGGACCGCGACGATGATCGACGACGTCTGCGTACCGCGTTCCCGGCTCGCCGAGATGATCGACGGCACCGCGGCCATCGCGGAGAAGTACGACCTCACCATCGGCGTCTGCGCGCACGCCGGGGACGGCAACACCCACCCGGTCGTCTGCTTCGACCACCGAGACCCCGGCGAATCGGCACGTGCCCGGGAGTCGTTCGACGAGATCATGGCCCTCGGACTGGAGCTCGGTGGCACCATCACCGGTGAACACGGGGTGGGCGTCCTGAAGAAGGAGTGGCTCGCCCGCGAACTCGGGCCCGTGGGAATGGAGTTGCAGCAAGCGGTCAAGAAGGCCTTCGACCCGCTCGGCATCCTCAACCCCGGCAAGCTGTTCTAG
- a CDS encoding glucose 1-dehydrogenase: MSELLTDKVVLITGASSGIGAAAARVFSREGAAVVLAARREERLAAVVGELRAGGREAAYAVGDVTVSADAARVVDFAVTTYGRLDAAFNNAGVGGDRTPLHLMPDEVYNAIMDVNVRGVWNCLRHEIAAMLPRGGGAIVNNSSVGGLVAIPAAAPYIASKHAVVGLTRAAADEYAKQGIRVNAVAPGTTRSEITVDWFTRNPGLEEVAHSVTPQGRTAEPEEIAAAVAWLLSDRCPFLTGAVLPVDGGFVNH; this comes from the coding sequence ATGAGCGAACTTCTTACGGACAAAGTGGTTTTGATCACCGGAGCGAGCAGCGGTATCGGTGCTGCGGCCGCGAGGGTGTTCAGCCGGGAGGGTGCGGCCGTGGTTCTGGCCGCCCGGCGGGAGGAGCGGTTGGCCGCGGTGGTGGGCGAACTGCGGGCCGGGGGCCGTGAGGCGGCCTACGCGGTGGGAGACGTGACCGTGTCCGCGGACGCCGCCCGGGTGGTCGACTTCGCGGTGACCACGTACGGAAGGCTGGACGCCGCCTTCAACAACGCGGGGGTCGGCGGCGACCGCACTCCGCTGCATCTGATGCCGGACGAGGTCTACAACGCCATCATGGACGTCAACGTGCGGGGCGTCTGGAACTGCCTGCGCCACGAGATAGCCGCCATGCTGCCGCGCGGCGGTGGTGCGATCGTGAACAACAGCAGTGTGGGCGGCCTCGTGGCCATTCCGGCCGCCGCACCGTACATCGCGTCCAAGCACGCCGTCGTGGGCCTCACCCGGGCGGCGGCGGACGAGTACGCGAAGCAGGGCATCAGGGTGAACGCGGTGGCACCGGGCACCACCCGCAGTGAGATCACCGTCGACTGGTTCACCCGCAACCCCGGGCTGGAGGAGGTGGCGCACTCCGTGACGCCGCAGGGCCGGACCGCGGAACCCGAGGAGATCGCGGCCGCCGTGGCGTGGCTGCTCAGCGACCGCTGTCCGTTTCTGACCGGCGCCGTGCTGCCGGTGGACGGCGGCTTCGTCAACCACTGA
- a CDS encoding RDD family protein, whose translation MSAPTPATGDGSPTPGYYPDPSIPGYVRYWNGTAWVPGTSRPAPMDGETMPASPPSAHAAPAPPPSAPGAPVPHAPAVEETGPVFLDEDPEPSSGWQADASRQSGFGGDRDRRVSWGAPQGPRPGGLPGSGADASAPVAGQAWDPPGSAVQDPGAGGPPEAGAGEGGGHPGIRFGRATGSPAVDDEDPEAAGTGADPTGGALPGVRSVGGPAGEPGLPAPDGTGASRPPRPQPGTPPAEGAMTTRTMTPPAQSAAAPAEPPAQAPPQVPAQQPPPPAQRSPQPRRPAAQQPPVSPGPGGGSASWAQQVHRLAQKPEEEPPVAPWKPPVSDPFLLAAQAQAAARPAAIGRRFAARLFDTAVLGALVGAATYPFVSAALTHIDEKIEAAKLSGETVTVWLIDGTTGFHLGLSLITMLVLGTLYEALPTARWGRTAGKKLLGLQVRDIESHEPPSFVAALLRWLVHGLLGVLVIGVLNVLWCLVDRPWRQCWHDKAAHTFVAG comes from the coding sequence ATGAGCGCCCCCACCCCGGCAACCGGCGACGGCAGCCCCACGCCCGGCTACTACCCCGATCCGTCCATCCCGGGCTACGTCCGGTACTGGAACGGCACGGCGTGGGTGCCGGGCACCAGCCGTCCGGCGCCCATGGACGGCGAGACGATGCCGGCGTCCCCACCCTCCGCGCACGCGGCCCCCGCACCGCCCCCGAGCGCCCCGGGAGCACCCGTCCCCCATGCTCCGGCGGTCGAGGAGACCGGCCCCGTCTTCCTGGACGAGGACCCGGAGCCGTCCTCCGGCTGGCAGGCCGACGCCTCGCGGCAGAGCGGCTTCGGCGGCGACCGCGACCGCCGGGTCTCCTGGGGCGCACCGCAGGGCCCGCGCCCCGGGGGCCTTCCGGGCTCCGGTGCGGATGCCTCGGCACCGGTCGCGGGCCAGGCCTGGGACCCGCCGGGCTCCGCGGTGCAGGACCCGGGCGCCGGCGGCCCGCCGGAGGCCGGTGCCGGCGAGGGCGGGGGACACCCCGGGATCCGGTTCGGCCGGGCGACCGGCAGCCCGGCCGTCGACGACGAGGACCCGGAGGCCGCGGGCACCGGTGCGGACCCGACCGGCGGCGCCCTGCCCGGTGTGCGCAGTGTCGGCGGGCCCGCGGGCGAGCCCGGGCTTCCGGCGCCCGACGGCACCGGCGCGAGCCGCCCCCCGCGCCCGCAGCCCGGCACGCCGCCCGCCGAGGGCGCCATGACGACCCGTACGATGACGCCTCCCGCGCAGTCGGCGGCGGCACCGGCCGAGCCTCCCGCGCAGGCGCCGCCGCAGGTGCCCGCCCAGCAGCCGCCCCCTCCCGCACAGCGTTCGCCGCAGCCCCGGCGGCCGGCGGCCCAGCAGCCGCCGGTGTCCCCGGGGCCGGGCGGCGGGTCGGCCTCCTGGGCGCAGCAGGTCCACCGGCTGGCGCAGAAACCGGAGGAGGAGCCGCCGGTCGCTCCCTGGAAGCCCCCGGTCAGCGATCCGTTCCTGCTGGCGGCCCAGGCCCAGGCCGCGGCCCGGCCCGCCGCGATCGGCAGGCGCTTCGCCGCCCGGCTGTTCGACACCGCCGTGCTGGGCGCGCTCGTCGGTGCGGCGACGTACCCGTTCGTGTCCGCCGCGCTGACGCACATCGACGAGAAGATCGAGGCGGCGAAGCTGTCCGGGGAGACGGTGACCGTCTGGCTGATCGACGGCACCACCGGCTTCCACCTCGGTCTCTCGCTCATCACGATGCTGGTGCTCGGCACGCTCTACGAGGCGCTGCCGACGGCCAGATGGGGGCGCACTGCCGGCAAGAAGCTGCTGGGGCTCCAGGTGCGGGACATCGAGTCGCACGAGCCGCCGTCGTTCGTGGCGGCCCTGCTGCGCTGGCTGGTGCACGGCCTCCTCGGTGTCCTCGTCATCGGTGTCCTCAACGTGCTGTGGTGCCTGGTCGACCGTCCGTGGCGGCAGTGCTGGCACGACAAGGCGGCGCATACGTTCGTGGCCGGCTGA